From Medicago truncatula cultivar Jemalong A17 chromosome 7, MtrunA17r5.0-ANR, whole genome shotgun sequence, a single genomic window includes:
- the LOC11445614 gene encoding putative pentatricopeptide repeat-containing protein At4g17915 isoform X1 — translation MITRLSTKFMNITISTMCKSNQIAKAETVLIDGIKLGLNPDIITYNTLIDGYCRFVGIDAAYNILNRMKEAGINPDVVSYNSLSSGAVRKCLLQKSLDLFDEMLQSGIRPDVWSYNILMHCYFRLGKPEEANGVFRDIFERGEIYPSMASYNVMINGLCKNGYVNNALMLFRNLRRRGFVPEVLTYNAMINGLCKARRLADARRVLNEFCDFGFEPNAITYTTVMKCCFRCGRLEQGLEILSEMRRKGFTFDGFAYCTVVAALVKTGRIEEADEIAEKMMSNGLVPDLASYNTMINLFCRQGRFDEALRLVDEIEKQGMKCDQYTHTIIIHGLCKDGNFEGAEKHLDYMNTLGFGFNLVAFNSILDCLGKAGDIDKAVKVFDSMEVKDSFTYTSLLHNLCRAKKFRIASKLLVASIEDGFQILRATQRAVIDGLTTSGLVYEARKVKLKIQRARLVH, via the coding sequence atgatcacTCGATTATCAACGAAATTCATGAACATAACCATATCCACAAtgtgcaaatcaaaccaaatcgCAAAAGCCGAAACCGTTTTAATAGACGGAATCAAATTAGGACTAAACCCTGACATTATCACTTACAACACATTAATCGATGGCTATTGTCGTTTCGTCGGCATCGACGCCGCTTACAACATTCTCAACAGAATGAAAGAAGCTGGAATTAATCCTGATGTTGTTTCCTACAATTCATTAAGCTCTGGTGCGGTTCGAAAATGTTTGTTACAAAAGTCACTCGATctgtttgatgaaatgcttcAATCAGGAATAAGGCCTGATGTGTGgagttataatattttaatgcaTTGTTATTTTAGGTTAGGGAAACCAGAGGAAGCGAATGGTGTTTTTCGGGATATTTTTGAGAGAGGGGAGATTTATCCAAGTATGGCGAGTTATAATGTTATGATTAATGGTTTGTGTAAGAATGGTTATGTGAATAACGCGTTGATGTTGTTTAGGAATTTGCGGCGTCGTGGATTTGTTCCAGAGGTTTTGACTTATAATGCGATGATTAATGGGTTGTGTAAGGCAAGGAGGTTAGCGGATGCAAGGAGGGTGCTGAATGAGTTTTGTGATTTTGGTTTTGAGCCGAATGCGATTACCTATACCACGGTTATGAAGTGTTGTTTTAGGTGTGGGAGGTTGGAGCAAGGGTTGGAGATTTTGTCGGAGATGAGGAGGAAAGGTTTTACGTTTGATGGGTTTGCGTATTGTACGGTGGTTGCTGCGTTGGTGAAAACGGGGAGGATCGAAGAAGCGGATGAGATTGCTGAGAAGATGATGAGTAATGGTTTGGTGCCGGATCTTGCTTCTTATAATACAATGATAAATTTGTTCTGCAGGCAAGGGAGGTTTGATGAGGCGTTGAGGTTGGTGGATGAGATAGAGAAACAAGGAATGAAATGTGATCAGTACACACACACGATTATAATCCATGGATTATGTAAGGATGGCAATTTTGAAGGTGCCGAGAAGCATTTAGATTACATGAACACGTTgggttttggttttaatttggTGGCATTCAACTCTATTCTTGATTGTTTGGGTAAAGCTGGTGATATTGATAAAGCAGTGAAGGTTTTTGATTCTATGGAGGTTAAAGATTCGTTCACATATACTAGCTTGCTGCACAACCTTTGCAGGGCTAAGAAGTTCCGAATTGCTTCCAAGCTTTTGGTTGCTTCTATTGAAGATGGCTTTCAGATCTTAAGGGCTACTCAAAGAGCTGTTATTGATGGTCTCACTACCTCTGGTCTTGTCTATGAAGCCAGAAAAGTTAAGTTGAAAATCCAGCGGGCTCGATTGGTGCATTGA
- the LOC11445614 gene encoding putative pentatricopeptide repeat-containing protein At4g17915 isoform X2, whose protein sequence is MITRLSTKFMNITISTMCKSNQIAKAETVLIDGIKLGLNPDIITYNTLIDGYCRFVGIDAAYNILNRMKEAGINPDVVSYNSLSSGAVRKCLLQKSLDLFDEMLQSGIRPDVWSYNILMHCYFRLGKPEEANGVFRDIFERGEIYPSMASYNVMINGLCKNGYVNNALMLFRNLRRRGFVPEVLTYNAMINGLCKARRLADARRVLNEFCDFGFEPNAITYTTVMKCCFRCGRLEQGLEILSEMRRKGFTFDGFAYCTVVAALVKTGRIEEADEIAEKMMSNGLVPDLASYNTMINLFCRQGRFDEALRLVDEIEKQGMKCDQYTHTIIIHGLCKDGNFEGAEKHLDYMNTLGFGFNLVAFNSILDCLGLRSSELLPSFWLLLLKMAFRS, encoded by the exons atgatcacTCGATTATCAACGAAATTCATGAACATAACCATATCCACAAtgtgcaaatcaaaccaaatcgCAAAAGCCGAAACCGTTTTAATAGACGGAATCAAATTAGGACTAAACCCTGACATTATCACTTACAACACATTAATCGATGGCTATTGTCGTTTCGTCGGCATCGACGCCGCTTACAACATTCTCAACAGAATGAAAGAAGCTGGAATTAATCCTGATGTTGTTTCCTACAATTCATTAAGCTCTGGTGCGGTTCGAAAATGTTTGTTACAAAAGTCACTCGATctgtttgatgaaatgcttcAATCAGGAATAAGGCCTGATGTGTGgagttataatattttaatgcaTTGTTATTTTAGGTTAGGGAAACCAGAGGAAGCGAATGGTGTTTTTCGGGATATTTTTGAGAGAGGGGAGATTTATCCAAGTATGGCGAGTTATAATGTTATGATTAATGGTTTGTGTAAGAATGGTTATGTGAATAACGCGTTGATGTTGTTTAGGAATTTGCGGCGTCGTGGATTTGTTCCAGAGGTTTTGACTTATAATGCGATGATTAATGGGTTGTGTAAGGCAAGGAGGTTAGCGGATGCAAGGAGGGTGCTGAATGAGTTTTGTGATTTTGGTTTTGAGCCGAATGCGATTACCTATACCACGGTTATGAAGTGTTGTTTTAGGTGTGGGAGGTTGGAGCAAGGGTTGGAGATTTTGTCGGAGATGAGGAGGAAAGGTTTTACGTTTGATGGGTTTGCGTATTGTACGGTGGTTGCTGCGTTGGTGAAAACGGGGAGGATCGAAGAAGCGGATGAGATTGCTGAGAAGATGATGAGTAATGGTTTGGTGCCGGATCTTGCTTCTTATAATACAATGATAAATTTGTTCTGCAGGCAAGGGAGGTTTGATGAGGCGTTGAGGTTGGTGGATGAGATAGAGAAACAAGGAATGAAATGTGATCAGTACACACACACGATTATAATCCATGGATTATGTAAGGATGGCAATTTTGAAGGTGCCGAGAAGCATTTAGATTACATGAACACGTTgggttttggttttaatttggTGGCATTCAACTCTATTCTTGATTGTTTGG GGCTAAGAAGTTCCGAATTGCTTCCAAGCTTTTGGTTGCTTCTATTGAAGATGGCTTTCAGATCTTAA